From the Streptomyces sp. Tu 2975 genome, one window contains:
- a CDS encoding TetR/AcrR family transcriptional regulator → MAGRAAEPEVIWARPERTGRGPKPAYSRSDIATAAVRIADEEGIDALSMRKVAALLGCGTMSLYNYVPRKEDLYELMVDAVSGEYELGEPSDDWRAEMLALARQARAMMLRHPWLARAMSPLYGFGPNVLRYLEWCMCALESLDAPYGTKFELIGMVNGTVMTTVANELATAERARSLPWSPEQEQAARHAYLAGQATSGNYPRLAVALSEAAEPGDAEETFERVLRRVIDAFA, encoded by the coding sequence ATGGCGGGCCGAGCGGCCGAACCGGAAGTGATCTGGGCGCGCCCCGAGCGCACGGGCAGAGGTCCGAAACCGGCATACAGCCGGAGTGACATCGCGACGGCCGCCGTGCGCATCGCGGACGAGGAGGGCATCGACGCCCTCTCCATGCGCAAGGTCGCCGCGCTGCTGGGCTGCGGCACGATGTCGCTGTACAACTACGTGCCCCGCAAGGAAGACCTGTACGAGTTGATGGTCGACGCGGTCAGCGGCGAGTACGAGCTGGGGGAGCCGTCGGACGACTGGCGCGCGGAAATGCTCGCCCTCGCCCGTCAGGCGCGGGCCATGATGCTGCGCCATCCATGGCTCGCCCGTGCGATGTCGCCGCTGTACGGCTTCGGCCCCAACGTGTTGCGCTACCTGGAGTGGTGCATGTGCGCGCTGGAGAGCCTGGACGCGCCGTACGGGACGAAGTTCGAACTGATCGGGATGGTCAACGGCACGGTGATGACGACGGTCGCGAACGAACTCGCGACGGCCGAACGCGCCAGGTCACTCCCGTGGTCGCCGGAGCAGGAACAGGCGGCGCGGCACGCGTATCTGGCGGGGCAGGCAACGAGCGGTAACTACCCGCGGCTGGCGGTGGCGCTCAGCGAGGCGGCGGAGCCGGGGGACGCGGAGGAGACGTTCGAGCGGGTGCTGAGGCGGGTGATCGACGCGTTCGCCTGA
- a CDS encoding ATP-binding cassette domain-containing protein — translation MTTTYAVLSEGLEKRFGDVHALRGLDLAVVRGTVCAVLGPNGAGKTTAVRILTTLTRPDAGSATVAGRDLRRDPAAVRRRIGVVGQYASVDGDLTGAENLRLFARLLRAPRTRAAELLERFGLTEAADRPARTYSGGMRRRLDLAAGLITRPEVLFLDEPTTGLDPHSRNEIWDAVRQLTEEGTTVLLTTQYLEEADRLADDVVLIDGGRATHNGTPAELKALIGNYAEVVVLDRASLPAAAAVLDQLTGSEPVLDAERRSAGAVTTDSTLTLPRLVRELDAAGVAVLDAGLRPPTLDEVFLRLTGRPAMEAAA, via the coding sequence ATGACAACTACGTACGCTGTACTTAGTGAAGGTCTCGAGAAGCGGTTCGGCGACGTCCACGCCCTCCGCGGCCTCGATCTCGCCGTCGTCCGGGGCACGGTCTGCGCGGTGCTCGGCCCCAACGGGGCCGGAAAGACGACCGCCGTACGGATCCTGACGACACTGACCAGGCCCGACGCCGGGAGCGCCACGGTCGCCGGGCGCGACCTGCGGCGTGATCCCGCCGCCGTACGCCGCCGCATCGGCGTCGTCGGGCAGTACGCCTCGGTCGACGGCGACCTGACAGGGGCGGAGAACCTGCGGCTGTTCGCCAGGCTGCTGCGCGCGCCCCGCACCCGGGCCGCCGAGCTGCTGGAGCGGTTCGGGCTGACGGAGGCCGCCGACAGGCCCGCCCGTACCTACTCGGGCGGCATGCGCCGCCGCCTCGACCTGGCGGCCGGTCTGATCACGCGCCCCGAGGTGCTGTTCCTGGACGAGCCGACCACCGGTCTCGACCCGCACAGCAGGAACGAGATCTGGGACGCGGTGCGGCAACTGACCGAAGAGGGCACGACCGTGCTGCTGACCACCCAGTACCTCGAGGAGGCCGACCGGCTCGCCGACGACGTCGTACTGATCGACGGCGGCCGCGCCACCCACAACGGCACCCCCGCCGAACTCAAGGCGCTCATCGGCAACTACGCGGAGGTGGTCGTCCTCGACCGGGCCTCGCTGCCGGCCGCGGCGGCCGTCCTCGACCAGCTGACCGGCTCCGAGCCGGTCCTCGACGCGGAACGCCGGTCCGCCGGGGCCGTCACCACCGACTCGACGCTCACCCTGCCCCGGCTCGTGCGGGAGCTCGACGCGGCAGGGGTCGCGGTCCTGGACGCCGGGCTGCGCCCACCCACCCTCGACGAGGTGTTCCTGCGCCTCACCGGCCGACCGGCGATGGAGGCGGCCGCATGA